One Onychostoma macrolepis isolate SWU-2019 chromosome 10, ASM1243209v1, whole genome shotgun sequence genomic region harbors:
- the ykt6 gene encoding synaptobrevin homolog YKT6: MKLYSLSVLYKGSTKSNLLKEAYDLSSFSFFQRSSAQEFMTFTSALIVERSALGTRASLKEQGYLCHVYVRNDNLGGVVIADSEYPSRVCFTLLDKVLDEFSRQVNSIDWPSGSPATIQYTALDSHLARYQNPREADAMTKVQAELDETKIILHNTMESLLERGEKLDDLVQKSEHLGNQSKAFYKTARKQNSCCEIM; this comes from the exons ATGAAACTCTACAGTCTGAGCGTCTTGTATAAAGGCTCGACGAAGTCCAACCTGCTTAAGGAGGCGTATGATCTGTCATCATTCAGTTTCTTCCAGAGGTCCAG tgCACAGGAGTTTATGACGTTCACCAGTGCACTGATTGTTGAGCGTTCAGCATTAGGAACCCGTGCGTCTCTCAAAGAGCAAG GGTACTTGTGTCACGTGTACGTTCGGAATGACAATCTTGGTGGTGTTGTGATCGCAGACAGTGAATATCCCTCCAGAGTCTGCTTCACTTTACTTGATAAG GTGCTGGATGAGTTCTCCAGACAGGTGAACAGTATAGACTGGCCTTCTGGTTctccagcgaccattcagtaCACAGCACTGGACAGCCATCTGGCTAGATACCAG AATCCACGTGAGGCTGACGCTATGACCAAAGTGCAAGCAGAACtggatgaaaccaaaattattttg CACAATACAATGGAGTCACTGCTGGAGAGAGGAGAGAAGCTGGATGATTTAGTTCAGAAATCTGAGCATCTGGGAAACCAATCAAAAGCCTTTTATAAAACG gCACGCAAGCAGAACTCATGCTGTGAGATCATGTGA
- the ddx56 gene encoding probable ATP-dependent RNA helicase DDX56: MEEDTLHFHEMGLDDRLLKALADLGWSQPTLIQEKAIPLALEGKDLLARARTGSGKTAAYAIPLIQRILTSKQTVREQAVRALILVPTKELGQQVQTMIRQLTAFCGRDVRVADISGKADISAQKPILMEKPDIVVSTPSRVQAHINAQNLQLQSSLEMLVIDEADLVFSFGFEADLKSLLCHLPKIYQAFLMSATLNDDVQALKELVLHNPVTLKLQGSQLPDSSQLQQYSVRCEEEEKFLLIYTLLKLGLVQGKSLVFVSDVDRCYRLKLFLEQFSIPACVLNSELPVHSRCHIITQFNQGFYNYIIATDEQGLENPAGCSQKTQEKGKKKKNFGKKGKDKEYGVSRGIDFHNVSNVINFDFPTSVESYIHRVGRTARADNPGTALSFISHTEIPMLTQVENALTGDSTHDSVLKPYGFKMEEIEGFRYRCRDAMRSVTKQAVKEARLKEIKQELLNSEKLKTYFEDNPRDLQLLRHDKDLHPAVIKPHLKNVPDYLVPTALKSLVNPLKQRRRKKNKAGGVMLSSFKKNFRGRNPLKNFHYTRKKREKKAGKS; the protein is encoded by the exons ATGGAGGAGGATACGCTGCACTTTCATGAGATGGGCTTAGATGATCGGCTGTTAAAG GCTCTGGCGGATTTAGGCTGGTCCCAGCCCACCCTCATCCAGGAGAAAGCCATCCCGCTGGCGCTCGAGGGCAAAGATCTGCTGGCCCGAGCTCGAACCGGATCAGGAAAAACCGCAGCCTACGCGATCCCACTCATCCAAAGAATCCTCACGTCCAAACAG ACTGTACGTGAGCAGGCCGTCAGAGCTCTAATCCTGGTCCCGACTAAAGAACTGGGCCAGCAGGTGCAAACCATGATCCGACAGCTCACTGCGTTCTGTGGCAGAGACGTACGAGTGGCCGACATCTCCGGGAAAGCAGATATATCGGCACAGAA GCCGATTTTAATGGAGAAGCCGGACATTGTGGTCAGCACACCGTCCCGTGTTCAAGCCCACATTAACGCCCAGAACCTGCAGCTTCAGTCTTCATTAGAGATGCTGGTCATCGACGAGGCTGATCTTGTCTTCTCGTTTGGGTTTGAAGCGGACCTGAAAAGCCTGCTTTG TCACCTGCCCAAGATCTACCAGGCGTTCCTCATGTCGGCGACGCTGAATGACGACGTCCAGGCGCTGAAGGAGCTGGTCCTCCACAATCCT GTGACGCTGAAGCTCCAGGGCTCTCAGCTGccagacagctctcagctccAGCAGTACAGCGTCCGATGTGAGGAGGAGGAAAAGTTCCTGCTCATCTACACCCTCCTGAAGCTCGGCCTGGTTCAAGGGAAGTCGCTCGTTTTCGTCAGCGACGTGGACCGCTGTTACCGGCTCAAGCTGTTTCTGGAGCAGTTTAGCATCCCTGCTTGTGTCCTGAACTCTGAGCTGCCTGTTCACTCCAG gtgTCACATTATCACTCAGTTTAATCAAGGCTTCTACAATTACATAATCGCCACAGACGAACAGGGACTGGAGAATCCCGCAGGATGCTCCCAGAAAACACAGGAgaaaggaaagaagaaaaagaactTTGGGAAGAA AGGAAAAGACAAGGAATATGGTGTTTCCAGAGGAATCGATTTCCACAACGTGTCTAATGTGATCAACTTTGATTTTCCCACTTCAGTTGAGTCCTACATCCACCGCGTCGGCAG AACGGCTCGTGCGGATAATCCTGGGACCGCGCTGTCCTTCATATCGCATACAGAAATTCCCATGCTCACGCAGGTTGAAAACGCTCTTACTGGAG ACAGCACACATGACAGTGTTTTGAAGCCGTACGGGTTCAAAATGGAGGAAATCGAGGGATTCAGATACAGATGTCGG GATGCCATGAGATCGGTGACGAAGCAGGCAGTGAAGGAGGCCAGACTGAAGGAGATCAAACAGGAGCTGCTCAATTCAGAGAAACTCAAG ACGTACTTTGAAGACAATCCCAGAGACCTGCAGCTGCTGCGACACGACAAAGACCTTCATCCCGCTGTCATCAAACCTCACCTGAAGAACGTGCCCGATTACCTGG TCCCCACGGCGCTGAAAAGCCTCGTCAATCCTCTGAAACAACGGAGGAGAAAGAAGAATAAAGCAGGTGGCGTGATGCTGAGCAGCTTTAAA AAGAATTTCAGAGGCAGAAATCCACTGAAGAATTTTCACTACACGAGGAAGAAACGTGAAAAGAAGGCTGGGAAATCCTAA